One segment of Ancylothrix sp. D3o DNA contains the following:
- the gap gene encoding type I glyceraldehyde-3-phosphate dehydrogenase has product MAPVKVGINGFGRIGRLVFRAGLGHPEIEFVGINDLVPPESLAYLLKYDSTHGRYKGSVEVAKDGIIVDGKYIPCVSIKNPEELPWGKLGADYIVESTGLFTDYEGASKHLKAGAKRVIISAPTKEKDPEKVPTLLVGVNEDKYDASKHTVVSNASCTTNCLAPVAKVIQDNFGLSEGLMTTVHAMTATQPTVDGPSKKDFRGGRGAGQNIIPASTGAAKAVTLVLPELKGKLTGMAFRVPTPDVSVVDLTFRTEKATSYKEICEAMKAASEGPLKGILGYTEDDVVSSDFTGDSHSSIFDAGAGIELNSNFFKVVSWYDNEWGYSCRMIDLILSMAAKD; this is encoded by the coding sequence ATGGCACCTGTTAAAGTCGGAATTAATGGTTTTGGTCGGATTGGTCGGTTGGTTTTTCGGGCCGGTTTGGGTCATCCTGAAATTGAGTTTGTTGGTATTAATGATTTGGTTCCGCCTGAGAGTCTTGCTTATTTGCTGAAATATGATTCCACGCATGGCCGTTATAAGGGTTCGGTGGAAGTGGCTAAGGATGGGATTATTGTTGATGGGAAGTATATTCCTTGTGTTTCAATCAAAAATCCTGAAGAGTTGCCCTGGGGTAAGTTAGGTGCGGATTATATTGTGGAATCCACCGGCTTGTTTACGGATTATGAAGGCGCTTCTAAACACCTGAAAGCTGGGGCAAAACGGGTGATTATTTCGGCACCAACTAAGGAAAAAGACCCGGAAAAAGTACCGACTTTGTTGGTGGGTGTGAATGAGGATAAGTATGATGCTAGTAAGCATACTGTGGTTTCTAATGCTAGTTGTACAACCAATTGTCTGGCGCCGGTTGCTAAGGTGATTCAAGATAATTTTGGCTTGAGTGAAGGTTTGATGACGACGGTTCACGCTATGACTGCAACTCAACCAACCGTAGACGGGCCAAGTAAAAAAGATTTCCGGGGAGGTCGTGGGGCCGGTCAAAATATTATTCCTGCTTCCACCGGCGCCGCCAAAGCTGTGACTTTGGTTTTACCAGAGTTAAAGGGTAAATTAACCGGCATGGCATTTCGTGTTCCTACGCCTGATGTTTCGGTAGTTGATTTAACATTCCGTACCGAAAAAGCTACCAGCTACAAAGAAATTTGTGAGGCGATGAAAGCCGCATCAGAAGGCCCTCTCAAGGGAATTTTAGGATATACAGAAGATGATGTAGTTTCTTCTGATTTTACCGGCGATTCTCATTCCAGCATATTTGATGCCGGGGCGGGTATTGAGTTAAATTCCAACTTTTTTAAAGTCGTTTCTTGGTACGACAATGAGTGGGGTTATTCTTGCCGGATGATTGATTTAATTTTGTCAATGGCAGCAAAAGATTAA
- the pckA gene encoding phosphoenolpyruvate carboxykinase (ATP): protein MENNINFHHKYQDVFVDKRINHGLANNENLTHTHRAVCFNNQNKLFCGLEMLGMKNLAHVYQNLPIPKLIEHTLARGEGVLASNGTLCVNTGKYTGRSPNDKFVVDEPSSRQDIDWNKLNVPISEENFKRLYRRVLSYVQGRDLYIFDGFVGADTGYQKAVRVVTELPAQSLFAQQMFIRPTPEELQNHYPDFTVISVPGLHGDPEDDGINSEAFIVINFGKRLVIIGGSKYAGEIKKSVFYLMNYFMTKENVLPMHCSANMDANGNTALFFGLSGTGKTTLSADPERRLIGDDEHGWSREGIFNFEGGCYAKTIKLSKENEPQIWDALRFGALMENVILDSQTRIPDYNDGILTENTRAAYPLDYIPGAVIPSMGSHPKTVIFLTADAFGVLPPISKLTTEQAMYHFMSGYTSKVAGTERGITEPQATFSACFGKPFLPLSATVYAKMLGERLEQLGATVYLINTGWSGGPYGVGHRIAIKDTRAMVSAALNGWLDDVKFYPHPIFKVLVPSYVPGVDSAILDAQSTWGDKEAYHRAALDLACRFATNFQQYTKAPASITAAAPESGVGCVLMPV from the coding sequence ATGGAAAATAACATTAATTTCCACCATAAATATCAAGATGTGTTTGTTGATAAGCGGATCAATCACGGTTTAGCTAATAATGAAAATTTGACTCATACCCATCGGGCGGTATGTTTCAATAACCAAAACAAACTTTTTTGCGGGCTGGAAATGCTGGGGATGAAAAACCTCGCTCATGTTTATCAAAATTTGCCCATTCCCAAATTAATAGAACATACCCTTGCTCGCGGCGAAGGTGTCTTAGCTTCCAATGGTACCTTATGTGTAAATACCGGCAAATATACCGGACGCTCTCCTAATGATAAATTTGTTGTCGATGAACCCAGCAGCCGCCAGGATATCGACTGGAATAAACTTAATGTTCCCATTTCCGAAGAAAACTTTAAACGTCTCTACCGCCGTGTTCTTTCGTATGTTCAAGGCCGTGATCTCTACATATTTGATGGCTTTGTTGGCGCTGATACGGGTTATCAAAAAGCCGTGCGCGTAGTAACAGAACTGCCGGCCCAAAGTTTATTTGCCCAGCAAATGTTTATTCGCCCCACCCCAGAAGAACTGCAAAACCATTATCCAGATTTTACGGTAATTTCCGTGCCAGGATTACACGGCGATCCCGAAGATGATGGCATTAATTCCGAAGCTTTTATCGTTATTAATTTTGGCAAACGACTTGTCATTATTGGCGGTTCTAAGTATGCCGGTGAAATTAAAAAATCGGTGTTTTACTTAATGAATTACTTTATGACAAAAGAAAACGTTTTGCCTATGCACTGTTCGGCAAATATGGACGCAAACGGCAACACGGCTTTATTTTTTGGGCTTTCTGGCACCGGCAAAACTACCCTTTCTGCTGACCCCGAACGCCGGTTAATTGGCGATGACGAGCACGGATGGAGTAGAGAAGGCATTTTTAACTTTGAGGGCGGCTGCTACGCAAAAACCATTAAACTTTCTAAAGAAAATGAACCGCAAATCTGGGATGCGTTGCGTTTTGGTGCTTTGATGGAAAATGTGATTTTAGACTCCCAAACGCGCATTCCTGACTACAACGACGGTATTTTAACTGAAAATACTCGCGCTGCTTATCCGCTTGACTATATCCCTGGTGCGGTAATTCCTAGCATGGGGAGTCATCCTAAAACGGTGATATTTTTAACGGCAGATGCGTTTGGGGTATTGCCACCGATTTCTAAACTCACGACCGAGCAAGCGATGTATCACTTTATGTCAGGATACACAAGTAAGGTGGCCGGTACCGAACGCGGGATCACGGAACCACAAGCTACTTTTTCTGCTTGTTTTGGTAAGCCGTTTTTGCCTTTGTCGGCGACGGTGTATGCCAAAATGCTTGGGGAACGTCTCGAACAACTAGGCGCAACGGTTTATTTAATTAACACCGGCTGGTCTGGTGGCCCGTATGGGGTGGGACATCGCATTGCAATTAAGGATACTCGCGCGATGGTTTCGGCGGCGCTAAATGGGTGGTTGGATGATGTGAAATTCTATCCCCATCCGATATTTAAGGTGTTGGTGCCTAGTTATGTACCTGGTGTGGATAGTGCAATTTTAGATGCCCAAAGTACCTGGGGTGATAAGGAGGCTTATCACCGTGCTGCTTTAGACCTTGCTTGCCGGTTTGCAACTAATTTTCAGCAGTACACGAAGGCACCGGCTTCTATAACGGCGGCGGCGCCGGAGTCTGGTGTGGGGTGTGTGTTGATGCCGGTGTGA